From Phragmites australis chromosome 5, lpPhrAust1.1, whole genome shotgun sequence, a single genomic window includes:
- the LOC133917554 gene encoding formin-like protein 2, with protein sequence MPLPWRALTLTAAILLLVSSSPLSYAAAASPYPAPAPAPHHSPPPRQPAASANCPRAAPPPPSRHRAAHRRRVHRLNLGERLGIALAGVAVAMQVALGAFLAVRARQLRRAV encoded by the coding sequence ATGCCTCTGCCATGGCGGGCTCTGACCCTCACCGcagccatcctcctcctcgtctctTCTTCTCCCCTGTCCTACGCTGCCGCCGCCTCGCCCTAcccggctccggctcccgcgccGCACCACTCGCCCCCTCCGCGGCAGCCGGCCGCGTCCGCCAACTGCCCCCGCGCCGCTCCGCCGCCCCCGTCGCGACACCGCGCCGCGCACCGTCGTCGCGTGCATCGGCTCAACTTGGGCGAGAGGCTCGGGATCGCGCTGGCCGGCGTGGCCGTCGCAATGCAGGTGGCCCTCGGCGCGTTCCTCGCGGTGCGCGCGCGGCAGCTGCGGCGGGCCGTCTAG